A region from the Polycladomyces zharkentensis genome encodes:
- a CDS encoding SCO family protein, whose amino-acid sequence MSVNRRKGCWGIAVFLLCLVMTACGQAAPVEPSPSTPSARTNNQSNDVSQLNWRVPEFRYTDQNGQAFGLSQLKGKVWLANLIFTRCPDICPPMTSNMARIQKALDQAGLKADIVSFSVDPSYDKPEKLRAFAKEHGAELDNWHFLTGYTDDEIRKFAQSAFKQELMKSETNGMVMVSHTARFYLIGPDGKVMKIYDGLRPDEKTIVNDIRQLQK is encoded by the coding sequence ATGTCGGTGAACAGACGAAAAGGGTGTTGGGGGATCGCCGTTTTTCTGCTGTGCCTTGTAATGACGGCATGCGGCCAGGCGGCGCCTGTGGAGCCGTCTCCGTCGACCCCAAGTGCCCGTACCAACAACCAGTCCAATGATGTATCCCAACTGAACTGGCGGGTGCCGGAATTCCGGTATACGGACCAGAACGGACAAGCTTTCGGTTTGTCGCAGCTGAAAGGAAAAGTGTGGTTGGCCAACTTGATTTTCACGCGATGTCCGGATATTTGTCCACCGATGACTTCCAATATGGCGCGCATTCAAAAGGCGCTGGATCAAGCGGGATTGAAGGCGGACATCGTTTCGTTCAGTGTCGATCCGTCGTACGACAAACCGGAAAAGCTGCGCGCATTTGCAAAGGAACACGGGGCCGAGTTGGACAACTGGCATTTTCTGACCGGCTACACGGATGACGAGATCCGCAAATTCGCCCAATCGGCGTTCAAACAGGAACTGATGAAGTCTGAAACCAACGGCATGGTGATGGTCAGCCATACGGCCCGTTTCTATCTGATCGGCCCTGATGGCAAGGTGATGAAAATCTATGACGGTCTCCGCCCGGACGAGAAAACCATCGTCAATGACATTCGGCAACTTCAGAAATAA
- a CDS encoding FixH family protein: MRKMGGIALTVLLLSVWVILGGCTGADEHRHPRESASKKKTTVSLSMPEVSLSFSPATPKTGESIRIHVLVTVDKQPVNDADRVQVEVWNASRPGSPHRMIGTKRTGNGVYTAAVRLEQPGAYQVMYHVTANGSHVMNAQKLEVRQ, from the coding sequence ATGAGGAAAATGGGCGGAATCGCGTTGACCGTCCTGCTGTTGAGTGTGTGGGTGATTCTGGGCGGTTGCACCGGGGCGGATGAACATCGACATCCCCGGGAGTCGGCTTCGAAAAAGAAGACAACCGTTTCACTTTCCATGCCGGAAGTGTCCCTTTCATTTTCACCTGCCACACCCAAAACCGGTGAGTCCATCCGCATTCACGTACTGGTGACAGTGGACAAACAGCCGGTAAACGATGCGGATCGGGTGCAGGTGGAAGTGTGGAATGCGTCGCGTCCCGGGTCGCCTCACCGTATGATCGGGACCAAGCGGACCGGAAACGGTGTCTATACGGCCGCCGTTCGTTTGGAGCAACCGGGAGCGTATCAGGTGATGTATCATGTGACGGCCAACGGGAGTCACGTCATGAATGCACAAAAGTTGGAAGTACGGCAGTGA
- a CDS encoding HoxN/HupN/NixA family nickel/cobalt transporter: protein MAHGLWSTLFLGFLMGIKHAFEPDHVVAVTTIASRSNRWYRSSLAGICWGIGHTATLFLVGMILLVLKGQISEKWALSLEFVVGIMLVYLGWSGMRSYRPVHTPRASYEKSLLVGFVHGLSGSAAMVLLTMTTVKTVVEGALYILIFGMGTVVGMFTFSTCIGIPFVMTSRNRMIHGVLTQAAAVLSTVYGLYYMYSTAVSEGLWRMWI from the coding sequence ATGGCACATGGGTTATGGTCCACATTGTTTTTGGGGTTTTTGATGGGAATCAAGCATGCATTCGAGCCGGATCATGTCGTGGCGGTCACCACGATCGCGAGTCGGAGCAATAGGTGGTACCGTTCCTCGTTGGCAGGGATCTGCTGGGGGATCGGGCACACGGCAACCTTGTTCCTGGTCGGGATGATCTTGCTTGTGTTAAAAGGTCAGATTTCCGAAAAATGGGCATTGTCGCTGGAGTTTGTGGTGGGGATCATGCTGGTTTACCTGGGATGGTCCGGTATGCGTTCATACCGGCCCGTTCATACCCCGCGAGCATCTTATGAAAAATCGCTGTTGGTCGGGTTTGTTCATGGGCTTTCCGGGAGTGCGGCGATGGTGTTGCTGACGATGACCACCGTGAAAACGGTCGTGGAAGGAGCACTGTATATCCTGATCTTCGGCATGGGAACCGTGGTGGGGATGTTTACCTTTTCCACATGTATCGGCATCCCCTTTGTCATGACGTCCCGCAATCGGATGATTCATGGCGTGTTGACCCAGGCGGCGGCGGTATTGAGCACCGTCTACGGTCTTTATTACATGTACAGTACAGCCGTATCGGAAGGATTGTGGCGGATGTGGATCTGA
- a CDS encoding urease accessory protein UreD: MGSWTGYLRAVFSQKGERSVLRDAYFEGALKITKPVYLDETGQACVYLMNPGGGYLGGDSYRMEVFLEAGAEVLLTTQSSTKVYKTPRRPVLQETELNLKKGSFLEYVPDPVIAYPHARFAQRTIVRMEPGASLVCTEVLTPGWAPDGSRFRYDLLQSRMDVYMEDQLVLFDHVKLEPDRDMPGLGYMEGFTHLGSLVVIQEGIDDSFIDRIHRLLEPFSEVKIGLSLLMVPGLALRVLAQRTQDVESIFDLCRGILRENRWGATTVFLRKY, from the coding sequence ATGGGAAGCTGGACGGGTTATTTGCGGGCGGTATTTTCCCAAAAGGGAGAGAGAAGTGTGTTGAGGGATGCCTACTTTGAAGGGGCGCTCAAAATCACGAAACCGGTCTATCTGGACGAAACCGGTCAAGCGTGCGTCTATCTCATGAATCCCGGAGGCGGATATCTGGGCGGCGATTCCTACCGGATGGAGGTCTTTCTGGAAGCGGGAGCGGAAGTGCTTCTCACGACGCAATCTTCCACCAAAGTTTACAAAACCCCTCGGCGGCCGGTTTTGCAGGAAACAGAGTTGAATCTGAAGAAAGGAAGTTTCCTGGAGTATGTTCCGGACCCTGTCATCGCGTATCCGCATGCGCGTTTCGCGCAGCGGACCATCGTACGGATGGAGCCGGGGGCATCGTTGGTTTGTACTGAGGTGTTAACACCCGGCTGGGCTCCGGACGGTTCCCGGTTTCGCTATGATTTGCTGCAATCCCGGATGGACGTGTACATGGAGGATCAGCTTGTCTTGTTTGATCATGTGAAGTTGGAACCGGATCGGGATATGCCGGGCCTAGGGTATATGGAGGGGTTTACGCACCTTGGTTCGTTGGTTGTCATTCAGGAAGGAATCGACGACAGTTTTATCGATCGCATTCATCGACTGCTTGAGCCGTTCTCCGAAGTGAAAATCGGGTTGTCCCTGCTGATGGTTCCGGGGTTGGCTCTCCGTGTATTGGCCCAACGCACGCAGGATGTGGAATCGATTTTCGATCTCTGCCGCGGCATCCTGCGGGAGAACAGGTGGGGCGCAACAACGGTGTTTTTGCGCAAATATTGA
- the ureG gene encoding urease accessory protein UreG → MEPIRIGIGGPVGAGKTMLVERLTRHMHEEYSIAVVTNDIYTKEDAAFLIKNSVLSADRIIGVETGGCPHTAIREDASMNFAAIDELMSRHPDLDLIFVESGGDNLAATFSPELVHFSIYIIDVAQGEKIPRKGGQGMIKSDLFIINKIDLAPHVGARLEVMAADTRVARGDKPFIFTNLKEDIGLDEVVDWIKKNALLAGMD, encoded by the coding sequence ATGGAACCGATCCGCATCGGAATCGGCGGTCCGGTGGGAGCCGGAAAAACCATGCTGGTGGAGCGATTGACGAGACATATGCACGAAGAATACAGCATCGCCGTGGTGACCAACGATATTTATACCAAAGAAGATGCAGCGTTTTTGATCAAAAACAGCGTCCTGTCTGCGGACCGGATCATCGGGGTGGAGACGGGCGGATGTCCGCATACTGCCATACGCGAAGACGCCTCGATGAATTTTGCGGCGATTGATGAATTGATGTCCAGACACCCGGACCTGGATTTGATTTTTGTGGAGAGTGGGGGAGACAATCTGGCGGCCACTTTCAGCCCCGAGCTGGTCCATTTCTCCATTTATATCATCGATGTGGCCCAGGGAGAGAAAATCCCGCGCAAAGGCGGACAGGGAATGATCAAATCCGATTTGTTCATCATCAACAAGATCGACCTGGCTCCCCATGTAGGTGCCCGTCTCGAGGTAATGGCGGCAGATACCCGGGTAGCCCGCGGCGACAAACCGTTCATATTCACCAATTTGAAAGAAGATATCGGTTTGGATGAAGTGGTCGATTGGATCAAGAAGAACGCGCTTTTGGCGGGAATGGATTGA
- a CDS encoding urease accessory protein UreF codes for MSATITGNRLLSLLQFCDSNFPSGAFSHSFGMETYIQDGRVKDKETFACWLRAYLDKQLVYADGLACRLAYEAIEQDRIEELWRLDRVMTAQNLPRESREAGRRMGERMIRLGIDLFSLPLLMAYREKILAKQSFGHPAVVFTIIAHHLQIPKKEGVLSFLYTSMSTLVQNGVRGIPLGQTDGQRLLLELQPHLIQAAEKIQQLQPEDLGAVSPGLEIAQMRHERLHVRLFMS; via the coding sequence ATGTCGGCCACCATCACGGGTAATCGTCTGTTGTCATTATTGCAGTTTTGCGATTCCAACTTTCCTTCGGGCGCTTTTTCCCACTCTTTCGGGATGGAAACGTACATCCAGGACGGACGGGTGAAAGACAAGGAAACGTTTGCCTGTTGGTTGCGGGCATATTTGGACAAACAATTGGTTTATGCCGACGGATTGGCTTGCCGCCTTGCCTATGAAGCGATCGAACAAGATCGGATTGAGGAGCTTTGGCGGTTGGATCGGGTGATGACTGCGCAAAATCTGCCGCGGGAATCCCGGGAAGCGGGGCGGCGGATGGGGGAGCGGATGATCCGGTTGGGAATCGATCTGTTTTCCCTGCCGCTGCTTATGGCATATCGGGAAAAAATTCTCGCCAAACAATCATTCGGACATCCGGCTGTGGTGTTTACAATCATCGCCCACCATCTGCAAATCCCGAAAAAAGAGGGGGTCTTGTCCTTTTTGTATACGAGCATGTCAACGTTGGTTCAAAACGGGGTACGCGGCATTCCGTTGGGGCAAACCGACGGACAGCGTCTCCTGCTTGAGCTGCAACCACATCTGATCCAAGCGGCGGAAAAGATCCAACAGTTGCAGCCGGAGGATCTCGGAGCCGTTTCTCCGGGATTGGAGATTGCGCAAATGCGGCACGAACGCCTGCATGTGCGCCTCTTCATGTCATGA
- the ureE gene encoding urease accessory protein UreE, with the protein MIIERIVGNVSQYDIGDRHVETVYMPSDDLVKRIQRVITDHGKEIGIRLKEAKELTDGDILYLDERKAIVVSVLEDDLLVIRPRNLKQMGEIAHQLGNRHLPAQFEGEVMLVQYDRLVEELLQQLDIPYEREKRKVRQAFRHVGHHHG; encoded by the coding sequence TTGATTATCGAGCGAATCGTGGGAAATGTGAGTCAGTACGATATCGGCGATCGGCATGTGGAAACGGTATATATGCCAAGTGACGACTTGGTCAAACGCATTCAACGGGTGATCACGGACCACGGCAAGGAAATCGGGATTCGTTTGAAGGAAGCGAAAGAATTGACCGACGGCGATATTTTGTATCTGGATGAACGAAAAGCGATCGTGGTAAGTGTGTTGGAAGATGATTTGCTGGTCATCCGCCCCCGCAATCTGAAGCAAATGGGGGAAATCGCGCACCAACTGGGCAATCGCCACCTGCCGGCCCAATTTGAAGGGGAGGTAATGCTGGTTCAATACGACCGATTGGTGGAGGAATTACTGCAACAGTTGGATATCCCGTATGAAAGGGAGAAGAGGAAAGTAAGGCAGGCGTTTCGGCATGTCGGCCACCATCACGGGTAA
- the ureC gene encoding urease subunit alpha gives MSLRMSRKQYADMFGPTVGDAIRLADTDLFIEIEKDHTIYGDEVKFGGGKVIRDGMGQHPFITRTDGAMDVVITNAVIVDYTGIYKADIGIRDGRIAGIGKSGNPLLMDGVDIIIGATTEIIAAEGMIVTAGGVDTHIHYICPQQIETALASGVTTMIGGGTGPATGTNATTCTPGAWNLHRMLEAAEAFPVNLGFLGKGNASAEEPLVEQILAGAVGLKLHEDWGTTASAIDHCLRVADRFDVQVAIHTDTLNEGGFVEDTLAAIDGRVIHTYHTEGTGGGHAPDIIKVAGYPHILPSSTNPTRPFTKNTLDEHLDMLMVCHHLDPDVPEDIAFADSRIRKETIAAEDILHDLGVFSMISSDSQAMGRVGEVITRTWQTADKMKKQRGKLPQDTGIGDNYRVKRYIAKYTINPAITHGIADEVGSVEVGKMADLVIWDPAFFGVKPEMVIKGGMIVHSLMGDPNASIPTPQPVLYRPMFASFGKAKHATSITFLSQAAIERGVHEKLGLKKRIKPVRGTRQLTKKDMVFNSETPQIDVDPQTYEVKVDGECITCDPVDVVPMAQRYFLF, from the coding sequence ATGAGTTTGCGGATGTCGAGAAAGCAGTATGCGGACATGTTCGGCCCGACTGTCGGGGATGCCATCCGTTTGGCTGATACGGATTTGTTTATCGAAATTGAAAAAGATCATACCATCTATGGCGATGAAGTCAAATTCGGCGGAGGCAAGGTGATTCGCGACGGGATGGGACAGCATCCGTTCATCACCCGTACTGACGGGGCGATGGATGTCGTCATCACCAATGCGGTGATTGTCGATTACACCGGCATCTATAAAGCGGATATCGGGATTCGTGACGGGCGGATTGCGGGGATCGGCAAAAGTGGAAACCCCCTGTTGATGGATGGAGTGGACATCATCATCGGGGCAACGACAGAGATTATTGCCGCCGAGGGGATGATTGTGACGGCGGGTGGGGTGGATACCCATATCCATTATATCTGTCCCCAGCAGATCGAAACGGCGCTCGCCTCAGGCGTGACAACGATGATTGGGGGAGGGACCGGCCCTGCCACGGGAACCAATGCGACCACATGCACTCCGGGTGCGTGGAACCTTCATCGGATGTTGGAGGCGGCAGAAGCTTTCCCGGTGAATCTGGGATTTCTGGGGAAAGGCAACGCATCGGCGGAGGAGCCGTTGGTGGAGCAGATCCTCGCCGGAGCGGTCGGCCTCAAACTCCATGAAGATTGGGGAACGACTGCCTCAGCCATCGATCATTGTCTAAGGGTGGCTGATCGGTTCGACGTGCAGGTGGCTATTCACACGGATACGTTGAATGAGGGAGGATTTGTGGAGGATACGTTGGCGGCCATCGATGGCCGGGTCATTCACACCTACCACACCGAAGGGACGGGAGGCGGACATGCTCCCGATATCATCAAAGTGGCCGGTTATCCCCATATCTTGCCGTCGTCCACCAATCCGACCCGGCCGTTTACAAAAAATACGCTGGACGAGCATCTCGACATGTTGATGGTGTGCCATCATCTCGACCCTGATGTCCCGGAGGATATCGCCTTTGCCGATTCGCGCATCCGCAAGGAGACGATTGCGGCCGAAGATATCCTGCACGATCTGGGCGTATTCAGCATGATTAGCTCCGATTCCCAAGCCATGGGACGTGTCGGGGAGGTGATCACCCGTACCTGGCAAACGGCGGACAAGATGAAAAAACAGAGAGGAAAGCTGCCCCAAGACACAGGAATAGGCGACAATTACCGTGTGAAACGTTACATCGCCAAATATACGATCAATCCGGCCATCACCCACGGCATCGCCGACGAAGTCGGTTCGGTGGAAGTGGGGAAAATGGCGGATCTGGTGATTTGGGACCCGGCATTTTTCGGCGTAAAGCCGGAAATGGTGATCAAAGGCGGGATGATCGTTCACAGTCTGATGGGGGACCCCAACGCCTCCATCCCGACGCCGCAACCGGTATTGTACCGGCCGATGTTTGCGTCATTCGGGAAAGCGAAACATGCCACCTCGATCACGTTTTTGTCGCAAGCGGCGATCGAACGGGGCGTTCATGAAAAGTTGGGCCTGAAAAAACGGATCAAACCCGTCCGCGGAACTCGGCAATTGACCAAGAAAGACATGGTGTTCAATTCGGAGACACCGCAAATTGACGTAGACCCGCAAACCTATGAAGTGAAGGTGGACGGTGAGTGCATCACCTGCGATCCGGTGGATGTGGTACCGATGGCACAGCGTTACTTTTTGTTTTAG
- a CDS encoding urease subunit beta, producing the protein MIPGELLLKKDDIICNQGKPTVKISVLNRGDRPVQVGSHFHFYEVNHALEFDRALTFGMHLNIPAGTAVRFEPGDAKEVELVPFSGTREVYGLNNRTNGPLDKLKRRVLSGQDIQAHSNMERKIQR; encoded by the coding sequence TTGATTCCAGGTGAACTGCTGCTGAAAAAGGATGACATCATCTGCAATCAGGGGAAACCAACGGTAAAAATTTCTGTGCTCAACAGAGGAGACCGTCCTGTACAGGTCGGTTCCCATTTTCATTTCTACGAAGTGAATCATGCACTGGAATTTGACCGTGCGCTGACGTTCGGCATGCATCTCAACATTCCGGCGGGGACAGCGGTCCGTTTTGAACCCGGTGACGCCAAAGAAGTGGAGCTGGTCCCGTTTTCCGGTACACGGGAAGTGTACGGTTTGAACAACCGAACCAACGGACCGCTCGACAAGTTGAAGCGCCGGGTCTTGTCCGGTCAAGACATTCAGGCACACTCCAATATGGAAAGGAAAATCCAACGATGA
- a CDS encoding urease subunit gamma → MKLTSREQEKLLIVVAADLARRRKERGLKLNYPEAVALITYEIMEGARDGKSVAELMSVGAKILTREDVMEGVPEMIREIQVEATFPDGTKLVTVHEPIR, encoded by the coding sequence ATGAAGCTGACATCACGTGAACAGGAAAAATTGTTGATCGTGGTTGCAGCCGACTTGGCGAGAAGACGAAAAGAACGTGGATTGAAATTGAATTATCCGGAGGCGGTCGCACTGATTACATACGAGATCATGGAAGGTGCACGGGATGGGAAATCAGTGGCGGAGTTGATGAGCGTGGGGGCGAAAATTTTGACGCGGGAAGACGTGATGGAGGGCGTCCCCGAAATGATTCGGGAAATTCAGGTGGAGGCCACGTTTCCCGACGGAACAAAACTGGTAACCGTACATGAACCGATTCGGTAG
- a CDS encoding sodium:solute symporter family protein, whose amino-acid sequence MTPIVGYLVLIVFGVGFTVITAVLHRMAMKRHGNEMTAERFNTAGRSVGVGLASASIVAAWTWAATIMMSSSTGYQYGISGPYWYAAGATIQILLFAIIAIHLKQKAPQAHTFLEFIAQRFDKKNHRLMLGFALMTNIIVTSMIILGGAITLNQLTGMNLYLAAFLIPLSFTIYTMIGGLKASFIADYLHTVILFIVLAVLGVAIYTKFGITPIYEGLRHLPESKQMLTMASIPGLMFGVINIVGNFGTVFVDQAYWQRAIASTDRAASKAFIYGGLAWFSIPFAVATILGVSAAGLGIAVPTPDSVAPIMASHALGTVGSVLFLIMLFMAVTSAGSAELTAVTNILVTDVYRHSINPDADSKTLLRVSRWITLGFGIAMSIFSILLFYLGISLGFVYMAMGIFVSSAVIPVALGLMWKRTTNEGAFYGTLLGMIGGIVIWLFSAYQLTGLINVDSLGQLYPMLFGNLAVFIVSGIITIGHSLTSSTEFQFESLKGKFKSFDEVAEREETA is encoded by the coding sequence TTGACACCAATTGTGGGGTATCTGGTTCTCATTGTGTTTGGCGTCGGATTTACTGTTATCACCGCTGTTCTGCACCGCATGGCTATGAAACGTCACGGAAATGAAATGACAGCGGAGCGTTTCAATACTGCCGGCAGAAGTGTGGGTGTCGGACTGGCCAGCGCCTCCATCGTGGCTGCTTGGACCTGGGCGGCCACCATTATGATGTCGTCTTCAACGGGCTACCAGTATGGAATCAGTGGGCCTTACTGGTATGCAGCAGGAGCCACTATCCAAATATTGTTATTCGCAATTATCGCAATACATTTAAAACAAAAAGCACCACAAGCGCATACGTTCTTGGAATTCATCGCCCAACGATTTGACAAAAAAAATCATCGGCTGATGCTGGGATTTGCATTGATGACGAACATCATCGTCACATCGATGATCATTCTTGGCGGAGCGATTACATTGAACCAACTGACGGGGATGAACCTGTACCTGGCCGCATTTCTGATCCCCCTGAGCTTTACGATCTATACGATGATCGGCGGATTGAAAGCCTCGTTCATCGCAGACTATCTGCACACCGTCATTTTATTTATCGTGCTGGCCGTATTGGGCGTAGCGATCTATACCAAGTTCGGCATCACCCCCATATACGAGGGATTGCGCCACCTTCCGGAATCGAAGCAGATGCTGACCATGGCTTCCATCCCCGGGCTGATGTTCGGTGTGATCAACATCGTCGGTAACTTCGGCACCGTTTTTGTCGACCAAGCTTACTGGCAAAGAGCGATTGCCAGCACTGATCGGGCCGCTTCCAAGGCTTTCATTTACGGAGGTCTCGCCTGGTTCTCCATTCCATTCGCCGTCGCCACCATTCTGGGGGTGAGCGCGGCCGGACTGGGGATCGCCGTACCGACACCGGATTCCGTGGCTCCCATCATGGCTTCCCATGCATTGGGCACGGTCGGTTCGGTCCTGTTCCTCATCATGCTGTTCATGGCCGTTACGTCGGCGGGATCGGCGGAACTCACCGCAGTAACCAATATTCTGGTGACAGATGTTTACCGCCATTCCATCAACCCCGACGCGGACAGTAAAACCCTGCTCCGGGTATCCCGTTGGATCACGCTTGGTTTCGGAATCGCGATGAGCATCTTTTCCATTTTGCTCTTTTATCTGGGCATCAGTCTGGGATTTGTGTATATGGCGATGGGCATATTCGTCAGTTCGGCGGTCATCCCGGTGGCACTCGGTTTGATGTGGAAACGGACGACCAATGAAGGGGCCTTTTACGGAACGTTGCTCGGTATGATCGGGGGGATTGTGATTTGGCTCTTTTCCGCATATCAACTCACCGGTCTTATCAATGTTGATTCCCTGGGCCAACTGTATCCCATGCTTTTCGGGAACCTTGCTGTTTTCATCGTCAGCGGCATCATCACCATCGGTCACAGCCTGACATCATCCACCGAATTTCAGTTTGAATCGTTGAAAGGCAAATTTAAGAGCTTTGACGAAGTTGCGGAACGGGAGGAAACGGCATGA
- the murC gene encoding UDP-N-acetylmuramate--L-alanine ligase produces the protein MNETKHVHFIGIGGYGMSAIARVLLDQGVKVTGSDVAMNKLAENLVKRGAVVHIGHDAAQVGEPDVVVYSSSIAMDNVELQAAKAKGIPVLHRSQMLARLLNDKKGIAVAGAHGKTTTSSMIAQTLEICGVDPSFIIGGEVVGLGSNAKAGKSDFVVAEADESDGTFLEYYPEVAVVTNIEPDHLENYEGQFDNLKRAYRQFLSQVKPGGLAVLCMDDPHLREMVKDLDVRVVTYALHQNADYTAEGIRQHLRQITFTMKKGDTPLGEVKLNVPGLHNVANAMAAIIACMHAGVPFEEAARAIAQFSGAKRRFQVIGEVDNILVVDDYAHHPTEIRATIQATQALNRRIVVVFQPQRYSRTHLLMNEFSRAFGEADEVIINRIYAPPGEKPIDGVTAERLAELIRQNSNHNVRYFDTKEEVKQYLLEHTRPGDVVMTMGAGDIWRVAHELVPALEEKRTVKDRG, from the coding sequence ATGAACGAGACCAAACACGTTCATTTTATCGGGATCGGCGGATACGGCATGAGCGCGATCGCCCGTGTATTGTTGGATCAGGGGGTCAAAGTGACCGGATCGGATGTCGCCATGAACAAATTGGCGGAAAATCTGGTCAAACGGGGTGCCGTCGTCCATATCGGTCATGATGCAGCGCAGGTCGGGGAGCCGGACGTGGTTGTCTACTCCTCCAGTATCGCGATGGACAACGTGGAGCTGCAAGCCGCAAAAGCAAAAGGGATTCCGGTATTGCACCGTTCCCAAATGCTGGCCCGTCTGCTCAATGACAAAAAGGGGATTGCCGTGGCCGGCGCGCACGGGAAAACGACCACCTCGTCCATGATCGCACAAACACTGGAGATTTGCGGCGTCGATCCCTCGTTCATCATCGGCGGGGAAGTGGTCGGACTCGGCAGCAACGCCAAGGCTGGCAAAAGCGATTTTGTCGTCGCCGAAGCGGACGAGAGCGACGGTACGTTCCTGGAATATTACCCGGAAGTGGCTGTGGTCACCAACATCGAACCGGATCATCTGGAAAATTACGAAGGACAATTTGACAATCTGAAACGGGCGTACCGCCAATTTTTGAGCCAAGTGAAACCGGGCGGGCTGGCCGTGTTGTGCATGGATGACCCGCACCTGCGCGAGATGGTGAAGGATTTGGACGTCCGTGTGGTTACGTATGCATTACACCAAAATGCTGATTATACGGCGGAAGGGATCCGTCAGCACCTGCGTCAAATCACGTTTACCATGAAAAAAGGGGACACCCCGCTCGGAGAAGTGAAACTGAACGTTCCCGGTCTTCACAATGTGGCTAACGCGATGGCCGCAATCATCGCATGCATGCATGCGGGCGTGCCATTCGAAGAAGCCGCACGGGCGATTGCACAATTCAGCGGGGCCAAACGGCGCTTCCAGGTGATCGGGGAAGTGGACAACATTTTGGTTGTGGATGATTACGCACACCATCCGACGGAAATACGGGCGACCATCCAGGCAACCCAGGCGCTGAACCGGCGGATCGTGGTGGTCTTCCAGCCCCAGCGCTATTCCCGAACGCATCTGTTGATGAATGAATTCAGCCGCGCTTTCGGTGAAGCAGACGAAGTGATCATCAATCGCATTTACGCTCCGCCGGGGGAAAAGCCGATCGATGGTGTCACCGCGGAGCGGTTGGCGGAGTTGATCCGACAAAACAGCAATCACAACGTGCGGTATTTTGATACCAAAGAGGAAGTAAAACAGTACCTGCTCGAACATACGCGCCCCGGCGATGTCGTGATGACGATGGGAGCAGGCGACATTTGGCGGGTGGCGCATGAACTGGTGCCGGCGTTGGAGGAGAAACGGACCGTCAAGGATCGCGGTTGA